From one Rhodoferax sp. PAMC 29310 genomic stretch:
- a CDS encoding sensor histidine kinase, whose product MENLRLNSLEKEAAVSQERHLLARELHDSIAQSLAFLKIQVQLMRDAVKAQKPDDIQQVLEEIDTGVKESYNDVRELLLHFRTRTNAEDIEPALATTLRKFEHQSGVAATLSMQGQGMPLSPDVQIQVLHIVQESLSNVRKHARASQVWLDVKQQPEWRFEVRNNGIGFLPENDELDETHVGLRIMSERAQRIGARLELVSTPGHGSSVLLTLPPPASLSPGATEMAPAKDFHLA is encoded by the coding sequence ATGGAGAACTTGCGGCTGAACTCGCTTGAAAAAGAAGCTGCGGTTTCACAAGAACGTCACCTGTTGGCCCGCGAGTTACATGACTCCATTGCGCAATCCCTGGCCTTCCTGAAAATTCAGGTGCAGTTGATGCGAGACGCCGTCAAGGCGCAAAAACCTGACGACATTCAACAAGTTCTTGAAGAAATCGACACGGGCGTTAAGGAGAGCTACAACGACGTTCGCGAGTTGTTGCTGCACTTTCGCACCCGAACCAACGCGGAGGACATTGAGCCTGCGCTGGCCACCACCCTGCGCAAGTTTGAACACCAAAGCGGAGTGGCAGCCACCCTTTCCATGCAGGGGCAAGGCATGCCGCTTTCGCCCGACGTTCAAATTCAAGTCCTCCACATTGTCCAAGAGTCGCTGTCCAACGTGCGCAAGCATGCGCGGGCGTCACAAGTGTGGCTCGACGTGAAACAACAACCCGAATGGCGTTTTGAAGTTCGTAACAACGGCATTGGTTTTCTCCCGGAAAACGACGAACTCGATGAGACTCACGTTGGGCTGCGCATCATGTCGGAACGGGCTCAACGCATTGGAGCGCGGCTTGAGTTGGTGTCCACGCCTGGTCATGGCAGTTCCGTCTTGCTAACACTCCCGCCCCCGGCGTCGCTCTCACCCGGCGCGACAGAGATGGCCCCCGCAAAAGACTTTCACCTCGCCTGA
- a CDS encoding response regulator transcription factor, whose protein sequence is MLAAPIRILVVDDHTLLRRGLMALLARDPSMVVGDAADAGQAQRKAIELQPDLILLDNHLPGVNGVDALPDLREAAPKARILMLTVSEDEQDLSAALRAGAAGYLLKTIDGDALTLAIQNTMRGDSVVAPEMTSKLVSAYRDASNHEPALIVSAAEPKTPLSSLSPREREILRGIASGASNKEIAREYNIAETTVKIHVQHILRKLDVSSRVHAAVIATELGLL, encoded by the coding sequence ATGCTCGCTGCCCCCATTCGCATACTGGTCGTCGACGACCACACCCTATTACGCCGTGGTTTGATGGCGCTTTTGGCCCGCGACCCGTCCATGGTGGTGGGCGATGCCGCGGATGCGGGACAAGCCCAACGCAAAGCGATTGAATTGCAGCCTGACCTGATTCTTCTGGACAACCATCTGCCCGGCGTCAATGGCGTGGACGCGCTGCCCGACTTGCGCGAAGCCGCGCCCAAGGCACGCATTCTGATGCTGACCGTGAGCGAGGACGAGCAAGACCTGTCTGCTGCGCTTCGCGCCGGTGCGGCCGGGTACCTGCTAAAAACCATCGATGGCGACGCTTTGACGCTGGCCATCCAGAACACCATGCGCGGCGACAGTGTGGTCGCCCCCGAGATGACCAGCAAACTGGTCTCCGCCTACAGAGATGCGAGCAACCATGAGCCTGCGTTGATTGTGTCAGCAGCAGAGCCCAAAACCCCTCTCTCATCGCTGTCGCCCCGTGAACGGGAGATCTTGCGTGGCATTGCCAGCGGGGCCAGCAACAAGGAAATTGCCCGCGAATACAACATCGCCGAAACCACGGTGAAGATTCATGTGCAGCACATTCTGCGCAAACTGGACGTCAGCTCCCGCGTCCACGCGGCGGTTATCGCAACCGAGCTTGGCCTGCTTTGA
- a CDS encoding nitrate/nitrite transporter, with protein MTKKGQALSVLIVSTLAFTVCFMVWMMFAVIGIPIKKALDLNATQFGLLMAMPVLSGSLVRVPLGIWTDRYGGRIVMTALLATTVPAIWLMTYATAYWHFLTIGLVLGLAGGSFSVGTPYVARWFPKNQQGFAMGIFGAGNAGAAVNKFLAPAILVAFGWTMVPKVYAAIMLGTVILFWLMSHSDPAHLVSSNVKFTDQLKSLKDPRVLKYCQYYSIVFGGYVALSLWMVQYYVGEYGLDIRTAALLAACFSLPGGVLRAAGGWMSDKWGAHSVTWWVMWVSWICLFLLSYPQTDFTIMTTTGPTTFHLGLNVYMFTILMFILGIAFAFGKASVFKYVSNDYPGNIGTISGIVGLAGGMGGFILPIMFGALMDLTGIRSSAFMLMYGVVWVSLIWMYWTEVRQREVLGSNATAFSLQK; from the coding sequence ATGACAAAAAAAGGACAGGCACTTTCCGTGCTGATTGTCAGTACCCTGGCATTCACGGTGTGTTTTATGGTCTGGATGATGTTCGCAGTGATCGGCATTCCGATCAAGAAGGCACTAGACCTGAACGCCACCCAATTCGGCCTGTTGATGGCCATGCCGGTGTTAAGCGGATCTTTGGTCCGCGTGCCACTGGGCATCTGGACAGATCGCTACGGTGGTCGCATTGTGATGACCGCCCTGCTGGCCACCACCGTCCCCGCGATTTGGTTGATGACCTATGCCACTGCCTACTGGCACTTCCTGACCATTGGTCTGGTGTTGGGCTTGGCGGGTGGCTCGTTCTCGGTCGGCACCCCCTACGTCGCACGCTGGTTCCCCAAGAACCAGCAGGGTTTCGCCATGGGCATCTTCGGCGCCGGCAACGCCGGTGCAGCGGTCAACAAGTTTTTGGCTCCCGCCATTCTGGTGGCTTTTGGCTGGACCATGGTGCCCAAGGTCTATGCCGCCATCATGTTGGGAACGGTGATCTTGTTCTGGCTGATGAGCCACAGCGACCCGGCGCATCTGGTCTCCAGCAATGTCAAGTTCACCGACCAACTCAAATCACTGAAAGACCCCCGCGTGTTGAAGTACTGCCAGTACTACAGCATTGTGTTCGGCGGCTACGTGGCGCTGTCGCTCTGGATGGTTCAGTACTACGTCGGTGAGTATGGGCTCGACATTCGCACTGCCGCCTTGCTGGCAGCCTGCTTCTCACTCCCTGGCGGTGTGCTGCGCGCTGCAGGTGGCTGGATGTCCGACAAATGGGGCGCCCACAGCGTGACCTGGTGGGTGATGTGGGTGAGCTGGATTTGCCTGTTCTTGCTTAGCTACCCCCAGACTGATTTCACGATCATGACCACCACCGGCCCCACGACCTTTCATCTGGGCCTCAACGTGTACATGTTCACGATCCTGATGTTCATCCTCGGGATCGCCTTCGCCTTCGGCAAAGCCAGTGTCTTCAAGTACGTCAGCAACGACTACCCCGGCAACATTGGAACCATCAGCGGCATCGTTGGCCTGGCCGGCGGCATGGGTGGCTTCATCTTGCCCATCATGTTTGGCGCCTTGATGGACCTGACCGGTATTCGCTCCAGCGCCTTCATGTTGATGTATGGAGTCGTCTGGGTCTCTTTGATCTGGATGTACTGGACCGAAGTCCGCCAGCGCGAGGTCTTGGGCAGCAACGCCACTGCATTCAGCTTGCAGAAATAA
- a CDS encoding antiporter, whose amino-acid sequence MTIKTQSGADIADWRPEDEKFWESTGKHIASRNLWISIPNLLVGFAVWVMWGIITVQMLNLGFPFKPNEMFTLTAIAGLMGATMRIPASFFIRLSGGRNTIFLTTALLIIPAVWTGIALQDKSTPLWVFQACAFLSGIGGGNFACSMSNISGFYPKRLQGTGLGLNAGLGNFGVTTMQVLIPLVMTVGLFGAVGGGSMVLTKDSGWIMGEILAGTPTFIQNAGFIWAAILIPLVAAAWFGMNNLLPLSPNYGGTLAAFGKILYLWGITCVIGLIGLYLYLPAPTGLGLLNMWVALPLIMVVTVFAMKCAAFGELKGNIAKQFEIFKNKHTWAMTILYIVTFGSFIGFSMALPLSISVIFGTSHVPDAAGVMQHTLKNPNAPSALTYAWIGPFVGALIRPVGGWIADKVGGSIVTQIISAVMVLASGAVGYVMLLAYGSATPEQYFSTFMWLFVVLFAASGIGNGSTFRTIGVIFDRQQAGPVLGWTSAVAAYGAFIAPVVIGAQIKAGTPQMTMYGFAVFYALCLFLNWWLYLRAGSEIKNP is encoded by the coding sequence ATGACGATCAAAACGCAGTCCGGCGCTGATATTGCCGATTGGCGCCCGGAGGACGAAAAGTTCTGGGAAAGTACCGGCAAACACATTGCCAGCCGCAACCTCTGGATCTCGATCCCCAACCTGTTGGTCGGGTTCGCAGTCTGGGTGATGTGGGGCATCATCACGGTGCAGATGTTGAACCTCGGGTTTCCGTTCAAACCCAATGAGATGTTCACCTTGACGGCCATTGCTGGCCTGATGGGCGCGACGATGCGCATTCCAGCATCGTTCTTTATTCGCCTGTCGGGGGGGCGAAATACGATCTTTTTGACCACGGCCTTGTTGATTATCCCGGCGGTGTGGACAGGCATTGCGCTGCAGGACAAGAGCACACCACTTTGGGTGTTTCAAGCTTGCGCCTTTTTGTCGGGCATCGGTGGCGGAAATTTCGCTTGCTCCATGTCCAACATCTCCGGCTTCTACCCCAAGCGCCTCCAGGGCACAGGCTTGGGTTTGAATGCTGGCTTGGGCAACTTCGGTGTGACCACCATGCAGGTGCTGATTCCACTGGTCATGACTGTTGGCCTGTTCGGCGCAGTGGGTGGCGGCTCCATGGTGCTGACCAAAGACAGCGGATGGATCATGGGAGAAATCCTGGCTGGCACGCCCACCTTTATTCAGAACGCAGGCTTCATCTGGGCGGCCATCCTGATTCCGCTGGTCGCAGCCGCCTGGTTCGGCATGAACAACCTGCTGCCACTCTCCCCCAACTACGGCGGAACTCTGGCTGCTTTCGGCAAGATTCTGTACCTCTGGGGCATCACCTGCGTCATCGGCTTGATTGGGCTTTACCTCTATCTGCCAGCCCCCACCGGCTTGGGCCTGCTGAACATGTGGGTCGCACTGCCACTGATCATGGTCGTCACCGTTTTCGCCATGAAGTGCGCCGCATTTGGCGAGTTGAAGGGCAACATCGCCAAGCAGTTCGAGATTTTCAAGAACAAGCACACCTGGGCCATGACGATTTTGTACATCGTCACCTTCGGCTCCTTCATCGGCTTCTCGATGGCCCTGCCCTTGTCGATCTCGGTGATTTTCGGCACCAGCCACGTCCCTGACGCTGCCGGCGTCATGCAGCACACGCTGAAAAACCCCAACGCACCCTCTGCGCTGACCTATGCCTGGATCGGACCTTTTGTGGGTGCCTTGATTCGCCCAGTCGGCGGTTGGATTGCAGACAAAGTGGGTGGCTCCATCGTGACGCAAATTATCTCGGCCGTGATGGTTTTGGCCTCTGGCGCCGTGGGTTACGTCATGTTGCTGGCTTATGGCTCGGCGACCCCAGAGCAATATTTCTCGACCTTCATGTGGTTGTTTGTGGTGTTGTTCGCGGCCAGCGGCATTGGCAATGGATCGACTTTCCGCACCATCGGCGTCATCTTTGACCGTCAGCAAGCCGGCCCTGTGCTGGGTTGGACCTCAGCAGTGGCCGCCTACGGCGCCTTCATTGCCCCGGTGGTCATTGGTGCCCAGATCAAGGCCGGAACGCCTCAAATGACCATGTATGGCTTCGCGGTGTTCTACGCGCTGTGCCTGTTTCTGAACTGGTGGCTTTACCTGCGTGCAGGTTCTGAAATCAAAAATCCATAA